Proteins from a single region of Methanotorris igneus Kol 5:
- a CDS encoding gamma-glutamylcyclotransferase family protein, producing the protein MHKNKKFNVFAYGELMKEERLKELINRVPKMKKGKIFGFEKFFDEGIGYYGIKKKEGSVVEGVILMDITEEELRIFDDYEDEGIYYFREKTKAYDEEGNEYDVYVYLRVKEK; encoded by the coding sequence ATGCATAAAAACAAAAAATTTAATGTATTTGCATACGGGGAGTTGATGAAAGAAGAAAGATTAAAGGAGTTAATAAATAGAGTGCCAAAAATGAAAAAAGGAAAAATTTTTGGATTTGAAAAGTTTTTTGATGAGGGTATTGGATATTATGGGATTAAAAAGAAGGAAGGTTCAGTTGTTGAAGGAGTTATTTTAATGGACATAACTGAAGAAGAATTAAGGATATTTGACGATTATGAGGATGAAGGAATTTACTATTTCAGAGAGAAAACAAAGGCATACGATGAGGAAGGGAATGAATATGATGTATATGTTTATTTAAGAGTAAAGGAAAAGTAA
- a CDS encoding cell division protein SepF — protein sequence MVLEKLKEILGVGKPNIKQPAPLSIEEYVELPIASVEEEKPIRIKVCDLNDEKDAVNIIVMIEAGYLVIANTPHLERDIDEDYAAILSKLKNEVAKIGGKMVRLCETKLLIVPKNIVIEKIIKEEKEKKDEKKENNDNKDK from the coding sequence ATGGTTCTTGAAAAATTGAAGGAAATATTAGGTGTAGGAAAACCAAATATAAAACAACCTGCACCACTTTCTATTGAGGAGTATGTTGAACTTCCAATAGCTTCAGTAGAAGAAGAAAAGCCAATAAGAATAAAAGTTTGCGATTTAAATGATGAGAAGGATGCTGTAAATATTATAGTCATGATTGAGGCAGGATATTTAGTTATTGCAAATACTCCTCACTTAGAAAGGGACATAGATGAGGACTACGCTGCAATTTTATCAAAATTAAAGAATGAAGTTGCAAAAATTGGAGGCAAAATGGTAAGGTTGTGTGAAACAAAACTTCTCATTGTTCCAAAAAATATTGTTATTGAGAAAATAATCAAAGAAGAAAAAGAAAAGAAAGATGAAAAAAAGGAAAATAATGATAACAAAGACAAATAG
- a CDS encoding methanogenesis marker 8 protein: MEDIHIMEALGKAKVVVKNGKVVDVGEPKIKYCPLFDKHRGIKEIDKESIRKNIEFRIKDFGLFTENRIVEVEDCIVGFGTSEIFMTALRRGLLDAVVIVADCAGTVITNNPKLVQGLCGRISGIVKTSPIPKVIERIEKAGGYVLDPKTAEINQIKGVEKAIELGYKRIGVSLTNLEDAIKCKSLENEEIKIITFGVHTTGIDENPEELTKYFDLITACASKMVREGLKGKIKAQIGVSVPIFALSQIGKELLLERAKDVEKPILINVEDLPCLKGRQPDPLI, encoded by the coding sequence ATGGAGGATATACACATAATGGAGGCTTTGGGAAAGGCAAAGGTCGTTGTGAAAAATGGAAAGGTCGTTGATGTTGGGGAGCCAAAGATAAAATACTGCCCTCTTTTTGATAAGCATAGGGGCATTAAAGAGATCGATAAAGAAAGTATAAGAAAAAATATAGAGTTTAGGATAAAAGATTTTGGACTTTTTACGGAAAATAGGATTGTGGAAGTTGAGGATTGTATTGTTGGTTTTGGGACCTCAGAGATTTTTATGACTGCTTTAAGAAGGGGTTTGTTGGACGCTGTTGTTATTGTTGCAGATTGTGCGGGAACGGTCATAACGAATAATCCAAAACTTGTTCAGGGACTCTGTGGGAGGATATCGGGAATTGTAAAGACATCTCCAATTCCAAAAGTTATAGAGAGGATAGAAAAAGCAGGAGGGTATGTTTTAGATCCAAAGACTGCAGAAATTAATCAAATAAAAGGTGTTGAAAAAGCCATAGAGTTGGGGTATAAGAGGATAGGGGTTTCATTAACGAATTTAGAGGATGCTATAAAATGCAAAAGTTTGGAGAATGAAGAAATAAAAATTATTACTTTCGGAGTTCATACCACAGGAATTGATGAAAATCCAGAAGAATTAACAAAATATTTTGATTTGATAACTGCATGTGCATCAAAAATGGTAAGAGAAGGGTTAAAGGGGAAAATAAAAGCACAAATTGGTGTCTCAGTTCCAATATTTGCTTTGAGCCAAATTGGGAAAGAACTCTTGCTTGAGAGGGCAAAAGACGTTGAAAAGCCTATTTTAATAAATGTTGAAGATTTGCCGTGCTTAAAAGGAAGGCAGCCAGATCCTTTGATTTAA
- a CDS encoding amidohydrolase, with translation MILIKNLSYLIDKDLKVYENCDVLIKKEEDGIKKIVGKNLIEKENLNKSDLKIIDGKNKAGMPGLVNTHTHIPMTLLRGIADDMRLEEWLREKIWPNEAKLTKEDVYYGSLLGCLEMLRFGVTIFNDMYFFAEKVAEATKEIGLRGVISFPIIDVGTPECENRDKLIRMAENFIKKYKEDKLIKPAIAPHAPYTCSEETYKECKEIADNYGTLLHTHLSETRYEVVEMENKIGLRPIEYLEKIGVLDNNVIAAHCVWVTKEEVRKLAKHKVKVSHCPISNMKLASGGVMPLIEMLNDGVEITIGTDGVASNNNLDMLEEIKVCSILHKAHRWDATVGDIDTVLKMAFNSDALGIENNDIVLIDLTAPHLRPIHNIKSNIVYSANGNDVDTVIANGEVLMENKRFKCIDEKFLDKLYEKVDKIKEKFSC, from the coding sequence ATGATTTTAATAAAGAATCTCTCCTATTTAATTGATAAAGATTTGAAGGTTTATGAAAACTGCGATGTATTGATTAAGAAGGAAGAAGATGGAATAAAGAAAATTGTAGGAAAAAATTTAATAGAAAAAGAAAATTTAAACAAAAGCGATTTAAAAATTATCGATGGAAAAAACAAAGCAGGTATGCCGGGGTTGGTAAATACTCACACTCACATTCCGATGACGCTTTTGAGGGGAATAGCAGACGATATGAGGTTAGAGGAATGGCTGAGAGAGAAAATTTGGCCAAATGAAGCAAAACTAACAAAAGAAGATGTTTATTATGGCTCTTTATTAGGATGCTTAGAGATGCTGAGGTTTGGAGTTACAATTTTCAATGACATGTATTTTTTTGCCGAGAAAGTAGCAGAAGCTACAAAGGAAATTGGATTGAGGGGAGTTATCTCCTTCCCAATAATTGACGTTGGAACTCCAGAATGTGAAAATAGGGATAAATTAATAAGGATGGCAGAGAACTTCATCAAAAAATATAAAGAAGATAAACTAATAAAGCCTGCAATTGCCCCACATGCTCCATATACGTGTTCAGAGGAGACATATAAAGAATGTAAAGAGATAGCAGACAATTATGGAACTTTATTACATACACACCTATCAGAAACAAGGTATGAAGTTGTTGAAATGGAAAATAAAATCGGTTTAAGGCCAATAGAATACTTAGAAAAAATAGGTGTTTTAGACAACAACGTAATTGCCGCACACTGCGTGTGGGTTACAAAGGAAGAAGTTAGAAAGTTGGCAAAACACAAAGTGAAGGTTTCCCACTGCCCAATAAGTAATATGAAGTTAGCAAGTGGGGGCGTTATGCCTTTAATTGAGATGCTAAATGATGGTGTTGAGATAACTATTGGAACTGATGGAGTTGCAAGCAATAACAACTTAGATATGTTGGAAGAGATTAAGGTTTGCTCCATACTGCATAAAGCCCATAGATGGGATGCAACAGTTGGAGATATAGATACAGTTTTGAAGATGGCATTTAATAGTGATGCTTTGGGAATTGAGAATAATGATATTGTTTTGATTGATTTAACTGCCCCTCATTTAAGACCTATCCACAACATAAAATCAAATATTGTCTATTCCGCAAATGGAAATGATGTTGACACCGTTATAGCAAATGGAGAAGTTTTAATGGAAAATAAAAGATTTAAATGTATTGATGAGAAATTTTTAGACAAGTTGTATGAGAAGGTAGATAAAATCAAAGAAAAATTTTCATGCTGA
- a CDS encoding replication factor C large subunit → MLEWVEKYRPKTLKEVAGHNEIKEKLKKWIEDHIKGKNPKPIILVGNPGCGKTTLAHALANDYGFDVIELNASDKRNRAAIRHIVGTAASSKSLTGKNILIILDEVDGISGTEDSGGVSEILKVIKEAKNPIILTANDIYKPTLKPLRDVCEVINVPNVHTNTILAVLKRIAEKEGLDVDEKTLKIIAKHSGGDLRAAINDLEALALGGEISPEIASKLPDRDTERTIFDAMRIIFKTTHYDIATLALMNCNEDLQTVEEWLAENIPNEYKKLEDIERAYDYLSKADIFLGRVYKRQYFGLWKFASALMTAGVALAKDEKYRGFTKYSYPSVLNLLTKTKAKREVLKKILKKIGEKTHASSKRAREDLELLKAIIENNIEMGADLVRYFGITKEELENIVDKKLVSEIFKIIEKKKKEEQKEKKEKKIKEKIVEEKEKKEKIEEKVEEKIIQKEKEETKEIKVEETKEQKEEVKEEKKSKKTKKSEKKEEKAKQLTLDAFFK, encoded by the coding sequence ATGTTAGAATGGGTTGAAAAATACAGGCCAAAAACACTAAAAGAAGTTGCAGGACATAACGAAATCAAAGAAAAACTAAAAAAGTGGATTGAGGATCATATAAAAGGAAAAAACCCAAAACCAATTATATTAGTTGGAAATCCAGGATGTGGAAAGACAACATTAGCCCATGCTTTGGCAAACGATTATGGTTTTGATGTTATTGAGTTGAATGCAAGTGATAAAAGGAATAGGGCTGCGATTAGACATATAGTTGGAACTGCTGCTTCTTCAAAATCATTAACAGGGAAAAATATCTTAATAATATTAGATGAGGTTGATGGAATCTCTGGAACTGAGGACTCTGGGGGAGTTAGTGAGATACTTAAAGTAATAAAAGAAGCAAAGAACCCAATAATCTTAACTGCAAATGACATATACAAACCTACACTAAAACCTTTAAGAGATGTTTGTGAAGTTATAAATGTCCCAAATGTCCATACAAACACAATATTAGCAGTTTTGAAAAGAATAGCGGAAAAAGAAGGTCTTGATGTTGATGAAAAAACTCTAAAAATCATAGCAAAGCACAGTGGTGGTGATTTAAGGGCGGCAATAAATGATTTAGAGGCATTGGCATTAGGAGGGGAGATTAGCCCAGAAATCGCTTCAAAATTACCAGATAGAGACACTGAAAGGACAATTTTTGATGCAATGAGGATTATCTTTAAAACTACACACTATGATATTGCAACACTGGCACTGATGAATTGTAATGAGGATTTGCAGACAGTTGAGGAATGGTTGGCAGAGAATATTCCAAACGAATACAAAAAACTTGAGGACATAGAGAGAGCTTACGATTATCTATCAAAGGCAGATATATTTTTGGGAAGGGTTTATAAAAGGCAGTATTTTGGACTTTGGAAATTTGCTTCAGCATTGATGACTGCTGGTGTTGCATTGGCAAAGGATGAGAAGTATAGAGGCTTTACAAAGTATAGTTACCCATCAGTTTTAAACCTATTAACAAAAACAAAGGCAAAAAGGGAAGTTCTGAAAAAAATCCTCAAAAAAATTGGAGAGAAAACTCATGCATCATCAAAAAGAGCAAGAGAAGATTTGGAGTTATTAAAGGCAATAATTGAAAATAACATAGAGATGGGGGCTGATTTAGTTAGATATTTCGGAATAACGAAAGAAGAACTTGAAAATATTGTAGATAAAAAATTAGTATCAGAAATTTTCAAAATTATAGAGAAGAAGAAAAAAGAAGAGCAGAAAGAGAAAAAAGAAAAAAAGATTAAAGAAAAAATAGTGGAAGAAAAAGAGAAAAAAGAGAAAATAGAAGAAAAAGTAGAGGAAAAAATAATACAAAAGGAAAAGGAAGAAACAAAAGAAATTAAAGTTGAGGAAACTAAAGAACAAAAAGAAGAAGTTAAAGAAGAAAAGAAAAGCAAAAAGACCAAAAAATCAGAAAAGAAAGAAGAGAAAGCAAAACAATTAACGTTAGATGCATTCTTTAAATAA
- a CDS encoding molybdopterin biosynthesis protein → MRYLELCSIEEAKEAISKYLSKYKDVEEVDLFNAVGRVLAEDIISDIDVPPFDRSQMDGYAVKAEDTYTADEDNPITLKVVGSVKAGDVKDIEINHGECIEIATGAGIPKGANAVVMVEYTEKLGDYVKIYKAVAPHENIQYCGTDIMSGELILRKGTKLTPRDIGAIAAIGKNKVKVYKKLNIGIISTGNEIISPGEKLEPYKIYDINAYTLASSILEKGWNFKFYGIVRDDKEELKKAIENALKENDIVLLSGGTSAGVGDLTESAIKELGGEVLIHGIKIKPGKPTIVGVVNDKLVVGLPGYPTSCLIVFDVLFNDEKKTLKAFFPMRHISAKGRTEYLPVSLVKSKNGYSAYSITKGSGAITSLSNADGYVVIEENREILENEDVEVHLLGDIKVGLNIIGSHCIGVDVILKEGNIFAKTINVGSLGGIMAIKRGEADIAGIHLLDNSGEYNIPFIKKYKVRDAVLVRGYIREQGFMFKRDNIDGIEDIIKNIKKYKFINRNKGSGTRILFDKFLKEHGINKDEIDGYGIEAKTHSAVAVSIVMGKADIGMGIRTVAEQYGLRFIPIAEEHYDFLIRKEKLDDEDVKKFIETLKKVKLPFKKPENCGEIIFEC, encoded by the coding sequence TTGAGATACTTAGAGCTTTGTAGTATTGAGGAAGCAAAAGAGGCAATAAGCAAATATTTAAGCAAATACAAAGATGTTGAAGAAGTGGATTTATTTAATGCAGTTGGTAGGGTTTTAGCTGAAGATATAATAAGCGATATTGATGTCCCCCCTTTTGATAGGTCTCAAATGGATGGATACGCAGTTAAAGCAGAAGATACATATACAGCAGATGAGGACAACCCAATAACCCTAAAAGTTGTTGGGAGTGTAAAGGCAGGGGATGTTAAAGATATTGAGATTAATCATGGGGAATGCATAGAAATTGCCACCGGAGCAGGAATCCCAAAAGGAGCAAATGCTGTTGTTATGGTGGAATATACTGAAAAATTAGGGGATTATGTTAAAATTTACAAGGCTGTTGCCCCACACGAGAACATTCAATATTGTGGAACTGACATAATGAGTGGAGAGCTAATTTTAAGGAAAGGAACAAAATTAACACCGAGGGACATTGGAGCTATTGCCGCAATTGGAAAAAATAAAGTGAAAGTATATAAAAAATTAAACATTGGCATTATATCAACAGGAAATGAGATTATAAGCCCTGGGGAAAAGTTAGAGCCATATAAAATTTACGATATAAATGCTTACACATTAGCATCCTCTATTTTGGAAAAAGGATGGAATTTCAAATTTTATGGAATAGTTAGAGATGATAAAGAAGAATTAAAAAAAGCAATTGAGAATGCATTAAAGGAGAACGATATTGTTCTTTTGAGTGGGGGAACATCCGCTGGTGTTGGAGACTTAACGGAAAGTGCAATAAAAGAACTTGGGGGAGAAGTTTTAATACATGGCATAAAGATAAAGCCAGGAAAGCCGACAATAGTTGGGGTTGTTAATGATAAGTTGGTTGTTGGTCTTCCAGGATATCCAACATCATGTTTAATTGTGTTTGATGTCTTGTTTAATGATGAGAAAAAAACTTTAAAGGCATTTTTCCCAATGAGACACATCTCTGCAAAAGGTAGAACTGAATATCTGCCCGTTTCATTGGTAAAATCAAAAAATGGTTATTCAGCATATTCAATAACAAAAGGTAGTGGGGCTATAACATCCCTATCAAATGCGGATGGGTATGTTGTAATTGAAGAGAACAGAGAAATTTTAGAAAATGAGGACGTTGAAGTTCATTTACTTGGGGATATAAAGGTTGGTTTAAACATCATAGGAAGTCATTGCATTGGTGTTGATGTTATTTTGAAGGAAGGGAATATATTCGCAAAAACTATCAATGTTGGTTCTCTTGGAGGAATTATGGCAATAAAAAGAGGGGAGGCAGATATAGCAGGAATTCATCTCTTAGATAATAGTGGAGAATACAACATCCCGTTCATAAAAAAATATAAGGTTAGAGATGCGGTTTTAGTGAGGGGATATATTAGAGAGCAAGGATTTATGTTTAAGAGGGATAATATTGATGGCATAGAAGATATTATTAAAAACATCAAAAAATATAAGTTTATAAATAGAAACAAAGGTTCTGGAACAAGGATTTTGTTTGATAAGTTTTTGAAAGAACATGGTATTAATAAGGATGAGATAGATGGTTATGGTATTGAGGCAAAAACACACTCAGCAGTGGCAGTTTCTATTGTAATGGGAAAGGCAGATATCGGCATGGGGATAAGGACTGTCGCAGAGCAATATGGACTTAGGTTTATTCCAATTGCAGAAGAGCATTATGACTTCCTCATTAGAAAGGAAAAATTAGACGATGAAGATGTTAAAAAATTCATAGAAACGCTTAAAAAAGTCAAATTACCATTTAAAAAACCAGAAAATTGTGGAGAAATTATATTTGAGTGTTGA
- a CDS encoding oligosaccharide repeat unit polymerase family protein — MRLEITNIKIDHPFFIVFIGHLILFLFAFLYMIMFKPPYDIQNFIKVILVVLGYLIAFYLGTRYNLKIKKILMLALFILSILITYGSYAITDNIFLSFLYAIFVLGILEGYLRYRDKINFNNLFLFIGIASFLLLVSIKKGIPLFNYNIRMSIVSDPLRLISSGALTYAGIGKYFLIAFVILVLLGYKVHVLILCVSYLIYKYRKKSLNVRQMVIFGILLILFIGFMGKVILASSNQAWKLNFMELILYRAYFDIMVLEKIVNYPEILLGKITFVPNGERLIGKLLFNYSHNITSTMFGPLYFDFGVFGVVFAFILGMMSKLIYEKGDDKIYSIYAGVLLAMCEIGINYGFLIVLLALFYVSSRLRK; from the coding sequence ATGAGATTAGAAATTACAAATATAAAAATAGATCATCCATTTTTTATTGTATTTATCGGACATTTGATTCTGTTTTTGTTTGCTTTTCTTTATATGATAATGTTCAAACCACCTTACGATATCCAAAACTTTATAAAAGTTATATTGGTTGTTTTAGGTTATTTAATTGCGTTTTATTTGGGGACAAGATATAATTTAAAAATAAAAAAGATCCTGATGTTAGCATTGTTTATTCTGTCCATTTTAATAACTTACGGCTCTTATGCAATAACTGATAACATATTCCTTTCTTTTCTATATGCAATTTTTGTTCTTGGTATTTTAGAGGGGTATCTAAGATACAGAGATAAAATTAATTTTAATAATTTATTCTTGTTTATTGGAATAGCATCATTTTTACTATTGGTTTCCATTAAAAAAGGGATTCCTTTGTTTAATTATAATATAAGAATGAGCATCGTTTCGGACCCATTGAGGTTAATATCCTCTGGAGCTTTAACTTATGCAGGGATTGGTAAATATTTTTTAATAGCGTTTGTAATTTTGGTTCTTTTGGGTTATAAGGTGCATGTCCTTATTTTGTGTGTATCCTACTTAATATACAAGTATAGGAAAAAATCTTTAAACGTAAGGCAAATGGTAATTTTTGGAATTCTGCTAATTTTATTTATTGGTTTTATGGGAAAGGTTATTTTAGCATCATCAAATCAAGCATGGAAATTGAATTTTATGGAGTTGATTCTTTATAGGGCGTATTTTGATATTATGGTTTTGGAGAAAATTGTGAACTATCCAGAAATACTGCTTGGAAAAATAACCTTTGTTCCAAATGGGGAGAGACTAATTGGGAAGTTACTGTTTAACTACTCCCACAATATAACCTCAACGATGTTCGGCCCACTATATTTTGATTTTGGTGTCTTTGGAGTGGTGTTTGCTTTTATATTAGGAATGATGAGCAAATTAATATATGAGAAAGGGGATGATAAAATCTATAGTATCTATGCAGGTGTGTTGTTGGCAATGTGTGAGATAGGCATTAATTATGGATTTTTAATTGTTC
- the engB gene encoding GTP-binding protein EngB, protein MTDFFERYKKIKSVKIKSKKLEKPKVVVAGRSNVGKSTFVRHITGKNVRVGKRPGVTLKINEYDMGNYILVDMPGFGFMHGIDKKVQEKIKDEIVHYIEGKRDEIATAIQIIDAKSFLEIVERWDQRGEIPIDIEMFDFLNELELNPILVVNKMDKIKKTQWDEHLNKIVETLGYKPPWSQWEFVVPAILKEKKGLDEIKHKIIERVNKFKSQKTVDIDI, encoded by the coding sequence ATGACGGATTTTTTCGAGAGGTATAAAAAAATTAAAAGTGTCAAAATTAAAAGCAAAAAACTGGAAAAACCAAAAGTTGTTGTTGCAGGAAGATCAAATGTTGGAAAATCTACATTCGTTAGACACATTACGGGAAAAAATGTCAGAGTTGGAAAAAGACCTGGAGTAACCTTGAAAATAAATGAATATGATATGGGAAATTATATCTTGGTGGATATGCCAGGTTTTGGATTCATGCATGGTATTGATAAAAAAGTGCAGGAAAAGATTAAGGATGAGATAGTCCATTACATAGAAGGAAAAAGGGATGAGATTGCAACAGCAATCCAAATAATAGATGCAAAATCATTTTTGGAAATCGTTGAGAGGTGGGATCAGAGGGGAGAAATACCAATAGACATAGAGATGTTTGATTTTTTAAATGAATTAGAGCTGAATCCAATCTTAGTTGTGAATAAGATGGATAAGATAAAGAAAACTCAGTGGGATGAACATTTAAACAAAATCGTTGAAACTCTTGGCTATAAACCACCATGGAGCCAGTGGGAATTTGTAGTTCCCGCTATTTTAAAGGAAAAGAAAGGATTGGATGAAATAAAACACAAAATTATAGAGAGAGTTAACAAATTCAAGTCCCAAAAAACTGTGGACATTGACATTTAA
- a CDS encoding Era-like GTP-binding protein, with protein MENKIFKIAILGPENAGKSSIMNALFGKYVSLVSEVGGTTKMPVKRYWGKLKVGREKKQPKFVDVVFVDLGGLYVREKQSPIMVGSVLEQTYKEIDDADMIIHVIDGKEGLSKSFERLHHLLKFRYRKPIIVVINKCDLINGDERRQLKNYVEYRLNNRALLVSALTREGIDDLMEAILKYIKEGG; from the coding sequence ATGGAAAATAAAATCTTTAAAATTGCAATATTGGGTCCAGAAAATGCAGGAAAATCATCCATAATGAATGCTCTATTTGGTAAGTATGTTTCCCTTGTTTCTGAAGTTGGGGGAACAACAAAGATGCCAGTAAAGAGATACTGGGGAAAATTAAAAGTAGGTAGGGAAAAGAAACAGCCAAAGTTCGTAGATGTTGTATTTGTAGATTTAGGGGGACTCTATGTTCGTGAAAAGCAATCTCCAATCATGGTAGGAAGTGTTTTAGAACAAACATATAAAGAGATTGATGATGCAGATATGATTATTCATGTGATTGATGGGAAGGAAGGGTTGTCAAAAAGTTTTGAACGTTTACATCATTTACTAAAATTTCGATATCGAAAACCTATTATAGTAGTTATTAATAAATGTGACTTAATAAATGGTGATGAAAGAAGGCAGTTGAAGAATTATGTTGAATATAGGTTGAATAATAGGGCATTATTGGTTTCAGCACTTACTCGTGAGGGTATAGATGATTTAATGGAAGCCATATTAAAATATATAAAAGAAGGTGGTTAA
- the trm5b gene encoding tRNA (guanine(37)-N1)-methyltransferase Trm5b has translation MILCAKVHIKEGEKTRRLLLENKLLNKNYKIVKEGNFLYIPLNEENLKNVNLKDLNPNIEIVEKDLKSKEIKRKPSFREVISKRFRKEIDEGLIALSYDVVGDLVILQISDEIDEKTRKEIGEIAYKLIPCKGVFRRKSEVKGEFRVRELEHLAGENRTLTMHKENGYRLWVDIAKVYFSPRLGGERLRIGKKVGIDDVVVDMFAGVGPFSIACRNARKIYSIDINPHAIELLKKNIKLNKLEHKIIPILSDVREVDVKGNRVIMNLPKYAHEFVDKALEIVEKGGVVHYYTIGEDFDDAIKLFESKCECEVLEKKIVKSYAPKEYVLAIDFKILEK, from the coding sequence TTGATTTTATGTGCAAAAGTTCATATCAAAGAAGGAGAAAAAACAAGAAGGTTATTATTAGAAAACAAATTACTAAACAAAAATTACAAAATAGTGAAGGAAGGGAATTTTTTATATATTCCATTAAATGAAGAGAATTTAAAGAATGTAAATTTGAAAGATTTAAATCCAAACATTGAAATCGTTGAAAAAGACCTGAAATCAAAGGAAATTAAAAGAAAACCAAGTTTTAGGGAAGTTATATCAAAAAGATTTAGAAAAGAGATTGATGAAGGTTTAATTGCTCTATCCTATGATGTTGTTGGGGATTTGGTAATTTTGCAGATTTCTGATGAAATTGATGAAAAAACAAGGAAGGAGATTGGAGAAATAGCATATAAATTAATCCCATGCAAAGGGGTTTTTAGGAGAAAGAGTGAAGTTAAAGGAGAGTTTAGAGTTAGAGAATTGGAGCATTTGGCAGGGGAGAATAGAACTTTAACAATGCATAAAGAAAATGGTTATCGTTTGTGGGTTGATATTGCAAAGGTCTACTTTTCCCCAAGATTGGGAGGAGAGAGATTAAGAATAGGTAAAAAGGTTGGTATTGATGATGTGGTTGTTGATATGTTTGCTGGAGTTGGGCCGTTCTCAATTGCGTGCAGAAATGCAAGGAAGATTTATTCAATTGACATAAATCCCCATGCCATAGAACTTTTAAAAAAGAACATCAAGTTAAATAAGTTGGAGCATAAAATTATTCCTATATTGAGTGATGTTAGGGAAGTGGATGTTAAAGGAAATCGGGTCATAATGAACCTTCCAAAATACGCTCACGAATTTGTTGATAAAGCGTTGGAAATTGTTGAGAAAGGAGGGGTTGTGCATTATTACACAATTGGAGAGGATTTTGATGATGCCATAAAGTTATTTGAATCAAAATGTGAATGTGAAGTTTTGGAAAAAAAGATTGTTAAATCCTACGCACCAAAAGAGTACGTTTTGGCAATTGATTTTAAAATCCTTGAAAAATAG
- a CDS encoding HAD family hydrolase: protein MKLAVVFDSAGTLVKVKRIVKEIKTQKFLCDRLTVDIVDEKVGRALVIIKDDPLEVIDKEDPEKLITELLKEVNWGISYCNKPIDKEGIFKDKKTKVKELQDTLNIMKRFKIQTGYGSAIIVDTLSGVIEYTITTGGCVFPEVPETIRKLKELGVKVFIASGDRKEFIKRLAELTGVDEKYIMPEAHQEQKRDLVLNLKKEGYYVIMVGDAANDVPAMLESDLSVVTLQNGTVSKKALETAKIRIYNIKEIVDICEDLIKIKKAKKNK, encoded by the coding sequence ATGAAATTGGCTGTTGTGTTTGATAGTGCTGGAACATTAGTGAAGGTTAAGAGAATAGTAAAAGAAATAAAAACACAAAAATTTTTGTGCGATAGATTAACTGTTGATATTGTTGATGAAAAAGTCGGAAGGGCACTGGTAATTATTAAGGATGACCCTTTGGAGGTTATAGATAAAGAAGACCCTGAAAAACTTATAACAGAACTCTTAAAAGAAGTTAATTGGGGAATATCTTATTGCAACAAACCAATAGATAAGGAGGGAATTTTTAAAGACAAAAAAACCAAAGTTAAGGAGTTGCAGGATACATTAAATATTATGAAGAGATTTAAAATCCAAACTGGATACGGTTCTGCAATAATAGTTGATACATTAAGTGGGGTTATTGAATATACTATAACAACTGGAGGTTGTGTATTTCCAGAAGTGCCAGAAACTATTAGAAAGTTAAAGGAGTTGGGAGTTAAGGTATTCATTGCTTCTGGAGATAGGAAGGAGTTTATAAAAAGATTGGCTGAACTTACAGGTGTGGATGAGAAATATATAATGCCTGAAGCACATCAGGAGCAAAAGAGGGATTTAGTATTGAACTTAAAGAAAGAGGGGTATTACGTTATAATGGTTGGAGATGCAGCAAATGATGTTCCAGCAATGTTGGAGAGTGATTTATCAGTTGTTACACTTCAAAATGGAACTGTCTCAAAAAAAGCATTAGAAACAGCAAAGATAAGAATATACAACATAAAAGAAATCGTTGACATCTGCGAGGACTTAATAAAAATAAAAAAAGCAAAGAAAAATAAATAA